The Methanomethylovorans hollandica DSM 15978 genome includes a region encoding these proteins:
- a CDS encoding dihydropteroate synthase-like protein, producing MNVLIATGKLAEGTVRKAVGSKAHIMVLDIDIAAFITPRRLIEALKKGSAQKHYDIIFVPGLVSGNFSKAVEELGSKIYLGPKHAYDLGYVLDFVGKIEFSTNIPACELLADVRKKLAMEKVEQLEASCEPLMCIRDVKLGGGSRMKVLAEIVDATGMETTALEKKIMAFTNYGADMIDLGASLNATPDDVERTIRVARKVTTLPISIDTLDPALLRRAIETGVDLVLSLNNSNLNEIGPLAASAEVTVVVIPDSCEELGSLVKNIEKAKELGIRKIIADPVLDPIGHGIAGSIVRYYEFQRYLPEIPVFFGAGNVTELLDVDSHGVNATLCGIAADLGASILFTPEYSNKTQGSIRELKIASQMMILAMERQSSPKDLGIDLIVVKEKRRRTDSDMPLKFTTAKENRMWKIDPAGSVGIGIIPHEERRGEGLIVAKHTTSTIVGTNAKAVFDTLVDLQLVSTLEHAGYLGRELKKAEIALRFNRSYAQDDEF from the coding sequence ATGAATGTCCTGATTGCTACGGGAAAACTTGCAGAAGGTACTGTAAGGAAAGCTGTAGGTTCAAAAGCACATATTATGGTACTGGATATAGACATAGCGGCATTTATCACTCCACGTCGCCTTATAGAAGCTTTGAAAAAAGGATCCGCCCAAAAACACTACGACATTATCTTTGTTCCTGGCCTTGTATCAGGGAATTTCTCAAAAGCTGTTGAGGAGCTTGGAAGTAAAATATACCTCGGTCCGAAACATGCTTATGATTTAGGGTATGTTCTGGATTTTGTAGGAAAGATAGAGTTTTCCACCAATATCCCTGCCTGTGAACTGCTGGCAGATGTCAGAAAAAAATTGGCCATGGAGAAAGTGGAACAGCTAGAAGCTTCCTGTGAACCTTTGATGTGTATAAGAGATGTAAAGCTTGGTGGGGGCAGCCGTATGAAGGTACTGGCCGAGATCGTGGATGCGACTGGTATGGAGACCACTGCCCTTGAAAAGAAAATAATGGCCTTTACTAACTATGGTGCAGACATGATCGACCTGGGCGCATCTCTCAATGCTACACCCGATGATGTGGAACGCACTATCCGTGTTGCCAGAAAAGTGACAACTTTGCCCATCAGTATCGATACGCTTGACCCTGCTCTTCTCAGGCGTGCAATAGAAACAGGTGTTGACCTGGTATTAAGTCTCAACAACAGTAATCTAAATGAGATCGGTCCTCTTGCAGCATCTGCAGAAGTTACTGTTGTGGTCATACCCGATAGTTGCGAAGAACTGGGTAGCCTTGTAAAAAATATCGAAAAGGCAAAAGAACTGGGCATTCGGAAGATCATTGCAGACCCTGTGCTTGATCCCATTGGCCACGGCATAGCCGGTTCCATTGTGCGCTATTATGAATTCCAAAGATATTTACCTGAAATTCCTGTTTTCTTCGGAGCGGGGAACGTAACTGAACTTCTGGATGTTGATTCCCATGGAGTGAATGCGACCCTTTGTGGCATAGCAGCAGATCTTGGTGCCAGTATACTTTTTACCCCGGAGTATAGTAATAAGACCCAGGGATCGATAAGAGAATTAAAGATTGCATCCCAGATGATGATACTTGCCATGGAAAGGCAGAGTTCTCCAAAGGACCTGGGCATAGACCTTATAGTAGTTAAGGAAAAAAGGCGACGAACAGATTCAGATATGCCTTTGAAGTTCACGACGGCTAAAGAGAACAGGATGTGGAAGATCGATCCTGCCGGCAGTGTGGGGATAGGCATAATACCTCATGAGGAAAGAAGGGGTGAAGGTTTGATAGTTGCCAAACATACCACTTCCACAATAGTGGGTACCAATGCAAAAGCAGTTTTTGATACGCTTGTGGACCTGCAGCTAGTATCTACTTTAGAACATGCCGGCTATCTCGGGCGGGAGCTTAAAAAAGCGGAAATTGCCTTAAGGTTTAATAGAAGTTATGCACAGGATGATGAGTTCTAG